A section of the Marinoscillum sp. 108 genome encodes:
- a CDS encoding arginine decarboxylase, which yields MKSYSDLIEQTFYFPTKEFRVENNLLWFHDVNLMEIIKEYGTPLKLSYLPKISENIQFAKKIFTDAIQKNSYDGTYRYCYCTKSSHFQFVLEEALKNDIHIETSSAYDIPIVRNLNKSGLLSKDRMIVCNGFKRPLYLQYISDLINDGFTNTIPVLDNLNELAHYHQNIKGDFKVGIRIAADEEPNFAFYTSRLGIRYHDIVPHYKEMIAGSKAKLKMLHFFINTGIKDSAYYWSELSRFIYKYCELKKICPDLDTVDIGGGFPIKNSLGFEFDYAYMADQIVANIKWICQKNHVPVPNIVTEFGSFTVGESGATLYSILDQKLQNDKELWYMMDGSFITHMPDVWGLNEKFIMLPINHWDNPHHRVNIGGLTCDSQDYYDSEAHIGEVFLPRIDDEETLHFGFFHTGAYQESLGGYGGIQHCLIPAPKHVIIRKDANGQVSSELFAPEQESESMMKILGYTKG from the coding sequence ATGAAAAGCTACTCTGATCTAATTGAGCAAACCTTCTATTTTCCCACCAAAGAATTTCGTGTGGAAAATAATCTACTTTGGTTTCATGATGTAAACCTCATGGAGATCATCAAAGAATATGGCACGCCTCTGAAGCTGTCATACCTTCCTAAGATCAGTGAGAACATTCAGTTCGCAAAGAAGATCTTTACTGATGCCATTCAGAAAAATAGCTACGATGGTACCTATCGCTATTGTTACTGTACCAAATCTTCCCATTTTCAGTTTGTATTGGAGGAAGCACTGAAAAACGACATTCACATTGAGACCTCCAGTGCCTATGACATTCCGATCGTCCGAAACCTCAATAAGTCAGGGCTCCTGAGTAAGGATAGAATGATCGTTTGCAATGGATTTAAGAGACCACTTTATCTGCAGTACATTTCCGACCTGATCAATGATGGTTTTACAAACACCATCCCTGTACTAGACAACCTCAATGAACTGGCTCATTATCATCAAAATATCAAGGGAGATTTCAAGGTGGGCATACGCATTGCAGCGGATGAAGAGCCCAACTTTGCTTTTTATACCTCCCGACTGGGCATCAGGTATCACGACATTGTGCCACACTATAAGGAAATGATTGCCGGGTCAAAGGCCAAGCTGAAGATGCTGCATTTTTTCATTAATACCGGCATCAAGGACAGTGCTTACTACTGGAGTGAACTCAGCAGGTTTATTTACAAATACTGCGAACTGAAAAAGATTTGTCCTGACCTGGATACTGTGGATATCGGTGGGGGCTTTCCGATCAAAAACTCACTTGGTTTCGAATTTGACTATGCCTACATGGCTGATCAGATTGTGGCCAACATCAAATGGATTTGCCAGAAAAATCATGTGCCGGTACCCAACATCGTGACGGAATTTGGCTCATTTACCGTGGGCGAGAGTGGAGCTACCCTCTACTCCATCCTCGATCAGAAACTTCAGAACGACAAAGAGCTCTGGTATATGATGGATGGCTCCTTCATCACGCATATGCCTGATGTGTGGGGACTGAATGAAAAATTCATCATGCTCCCAATCAACCATTGGGATAACCCTCATCATCGGGTAAACATCGGCGGGCTCACCTGCGATAGCCAGGACTACTACGATTCTGAAGCTCATATCGGTGAAGTCTTCCTCCCACGCATTGATGATGAGGAGACGCTGCATTTTGGTTTTTTCCACACTGGAGCCTACCAGGAGTCTCTGGGTGGCTATGGTGGTATCCAGCACTGTCTGATTCCTGCTCCAAAACATGTCATCATCAGAAAGGATGCTAATGGACAAGTCAGTTCGGAGCTCTTCGCACCAGAGCAGGAAAGTGAATCTATGATGAAAATTTTAGGGTACACGAAGGGGTAG
- a CDS encoding dimethylarginine dimethylaminohydrolase family protein, protein MIKLNIKDETSPLEAVILGIADSFGGTPDLADAYDPKSAEHIKAGTYPKESDMIPEMEAFNRVFEKYDVQVYRPELRTDLNQIFARDIAFVIDDYFFKSNILPDREPELEAIDYVISQMDPDKVIKPPDQVHVEGGDVMVHGDYLFVGTYKGPDYPGFITARTNMEGVQFLKDFFPQKTVREFDLNKSNTIAEDNALHLDCCFQPVGKDKAIIHKEGFRQESDYQYLVDLFGMENLFHITKREMYHMMSNVFSIAPDVVVSERNFTRLNEWLRSHGITVEEIPYAEIAKQEGLLRCSTLPLRRK, encoded by the coding sequence ATGATCAAGCTAAACATTAAAGACGAAACTTCACCCCTTGAAGCTGTGATATTAGGCATAGCAGATAGTTTCGGCGGCACCCCAGATTTAGCAGACGCATATGACCCCAAGTCTGCAGAGCATATCAAGGCAGGTACCTATCCAAAGGAGTCTGATATGATCCCTGAGATGGAGGCCTTTAACCGCGTATTTGAAAAGTACGATGTGCAGGTTTACCGCCCTGAATTACGAACCGATCTCAATCAGATTTTTGCACGAGATATCGCGTTTGTGATTGATGACTATTTTTTCAAATCCAACATCCTTCCCGACAGGGAGCCTGAGTTGGAAGCCATTGATTACGTAATCAGCCAGATGGACCCCGATAAGGTCATCAAACCTCCAGACCAGGTACATGTGGAGGGAGGAGATGTGATGGTTCATGGTGATTATCTATTTGTAGGTACTTACAAGGGGCCGGATTACCCCGGCTTCATCACAGCTCGCACCAACATGGAAGGTGTTCAGTTTCTAAAGGATTTTTTCCCTCAGAAGACCGTCAGGGAATTTGATTTGAATAAGTCTAATACCATTGCAGAGGACAACGCCCTGCATCTGGATTGCTGTTTTCAGCCCGTAGGGAAGGACAAGGCTATTATCCACAAAGAAGGTTTCCGACAGGAATCCGACTATCAGTATTTGGTAGATTTGTTTGGCATGGAAAATCTCTTTCACATCACCAAGCGTGAGATGTACCATATGATGAGCAATGTGTTCTCGATCGCCCCGGATGTGGTGGTGTCGGAGCGAAATTTCACCCGACTCAATGAGTGGCTGAGAAGTCATGGGATCACGGTGGAGGAGATACCCTATGCCGAGATCGCCAAGCAGGAAGGGCTGTTGAGATGTTCTACTTTACCCCTGAGAAGAAAATGA
- the ctlX gene encoding citrulline utilization hydrolase CtlX gives MSKQITNTLMMIRPVAFHMNEQTAVNNYYQKTIAGLSKEEIQENALSEFDGFVKKLRAEGVEVLVFDDTLEPETPDSIFPNNWVSFHESGEVILYPMYAENRRLERRDDLLADLGKNFNITTISGYVDWEAKNKFLEGTGSLILDRQHKIAYAALSERTHPEVLKEFQKHTGFDIVSFQANQTVNGERLPIYHTNVMMCLGEEFALICAQSIDDELEKSAVIRSFENTGKEVIFITEEQKERFAGNMLQVLNDKNERYIVMSESAFKSLDEAQKDQLSKHGKLLYSSLDTIECLGGGSARCMMAEVFLPKK, from the coding sequence ATGAGCAAGCAGATCACAAATACCCTGATGATGATACGACCGGTTGCCTTTCATATGAATGAGCAGACAGCGGTGAATAATTATTATCAAAAAACCATAGCCGGACTGTCAAAGGAGGAGATTCAGGAGAATGCCCTGTCGGAGTTTGATGGCTTTGTTAAAAAGCTCCGTGCAGAAGGTGTGGAGGTGCTGGTCTTTGATGATACGCTGGAGCCTGAAACTCCCGATTCTATCTTTCCCAACAACTGGGTGAGCTTTCATGAGTCAGGTGAGGTAATTCTTTACCCTATGTATGCAGAGAATCGGCGACTAGAGCGCCGGGATGACCTGCTGGCTGATCTTGGTAAAAACTTTAATATCACGACCATCTCAGGCTATGTGGACTGGGAGGCTAAAAACAAATTTTTGGAAGGGACGGGAAGTTTAATTCTCGACCGACAGCATAAAATCGCCTATGCGGCCCTTTCTGAGCGCACCCATCCGGAGGTGCTGAAGGAGTTTCAGAAACACACCGGATTTGATATTGTGTCGTTTCAGGCCAATCAAACTGTTAATGGTGAGCGATTGCCGATTTACCATACCAATGTGATGATGTGCCTGGGAGAGGAGTTTGCCCTTATATGCGCTCAGAGTATAGATGATGAGTTGGAAAAAAGTGCGGTGATCCGTTCTTTTGAAAACACTGGGAAGGAAGTCATTTTTATCACTGAGGAGCAAAAGGAGCGCTTCGCCGGAAACATGCTGCAGGTATTAAATGATAAAAATGAACGGTACATCGTCATGTCAGAGTCCGCTTTTAAGTCTCTGGACGAAGCCCAAAAAGATCAGTTGAGCAAACATGGTAAACTGCTGTATAGCTCTCTGGATACCATTGAGTGTCTGGGTGGTGGTAGTGCCAGATGTATGATGGCAGAGGTTTTTTTGCCTAAGAAATAA
- the argS gene encoding arginine--tRNA ligase: MELIEKELKQEIVAAFKSLFDFELDADSFSLQPTRKEFEGTHTLVTFSYLKQTKKGPEESGQLIGEYLKSHTSLVSDYNVVKGFLNLSISDSTWLSAFDKIHQDEHFGTFSRNGQKVMVEFSSPNTNKPLHLGHLRNNFLGDSVAKILEASGCEVMKVNLVNDRGIHICKSMLAYEKFGNGETPASSGLKGDHLIGKYYVLFDKEYKKEIEGLVHQGMDPEEAKKQAPLILEAQEMLKKWEDGEEKTVALWQKLNDWVFEGFDASYQTMGITFDKIYHESQTYLLGKDIIQEGLEKGVFFEKEDGSVWVDLTAEKLDEKLVQRGDGTSVYITQDIGTCELKHDDFPFEKSVYVVGNEQDYHFKVLFNIMKKLGRPYADGLYHLSYGMVDLPSGKMKSREGTVVDADDIMQEMFDTAERQTRELGKIEGLTEEEAEALYRTLGLGAIKYFLLKVDPKKRMLFDPQESIEFQGNTGPFIQYTHARISAILRRARTLEVPAEFDTTGITLHPRELELIHKLTDFPKTIAAAARDYSPALVAQYVYDLAKEYNGFYQEVPIFNEEQKEVVGLRIALSKAVAQVIKRSMGLLGIAVPDRM; the protein is encoded by the coding sequence ATGGAGTTAATTGAGAAGGAATTAAAGCAGGAAATCGTAGCAGCATTTAAAAGCTTATTTGATTTCGAGTTGGACGCCGATAGTTTTTCATTGCAGCCAACCCGGAAGGAATTTGAAGGAACACACACTTTGGTCACTTTTTCTTATCTGAAACAGACTAAAAAAGGACCTGAAGAATCTGGTCAGTTGATCGGTGAGTACCTCAAAAGCCATACTTCGCTTGTAAGTGATTACAATGTGGTGAAAGGGTTTCTGAACCTGTCCATTTCAGATTCCACCTGGCTGTCGGCTTTCGATAAGATTCATCAGGATGAGCACTTTGGTACGTTCTCCCGAAACGGGCAAAAGGTGATGGTGGAATTCAGCTCACCCAATACCAACAAGCCGCTCCACCTGGGGCACCTGAGAAACAACTTCCTGGGAGACTCTGTGGCTAAAATACTGGAAGCCAGTGGGTGTGAGGTGATGAAGGTGAATCTGGTGAACGATCGGGGAATCCACATTTGTAAGTCCATGTTGGCTTATGAGAAGTTTGGCAATGGAGAGACACCGGCCAGCTCGGGATTGAAGGGGGACCACCTCATAGGTAAGTATTATGTGCTTTTTGATAAAGAATACAAAAAGGAAATAGAGGGGTTGGTACATCAGGGTATGGATCCTGAGGAGGCCAAAAAACAGGCGCCACTGATTCTGGAAGCTCAGGAGATGCTCAAAAAGTGGGAAGATGGAGAGGAGAAGACCGTTGCGCTTTGGCAGAAACTGAATGACTGGGTGTTTGAAGGTTTTGATGCTTCGTATCAGACCATGGGCATCACGTTTGATAAGATATATCATGAGTCACAAACCTACCTGCTGGGCAAGGATATCATCCAGGAAGGCCTGGAAAAGGGGGTCTTTTTTGAAAAGGAAGACGGCTCTGTGTGGGTGGACCTGACGGCCGAAAAGCTGGATGAAAAGCTCGTACAACGGGGAGATGGTACTTCTGTGTACATCACTCAGGACATTGGTACCTGTGAGCTCAAGCATGATGATTTTCCTTTCGAAAAATCTGTTTATGTAGTGGGTAATGAGCAGGATTATCACTTCAAGGTGCTTTTTAACATCATGAAGAAGCTGGGAAGACCTTATGCAGACGGACTCTACCACCTGTCATACGGAATGGTGGACCTGCCATCGGGCAAAATGAAATCCCGCGAAGGCACCGTGGTGGATGCTGACGATATCATGCAGGAGATGTTTGATACTGCTGAGCGCCAAACCCGCGAATTGGGCAAAATAGAAGGACTCACAGAGGAAGAAGCCGAAGCGCTTTACCGTACCCTAGGGTTGGGAGCGATCAAATACTTCCTGTTGAAAGTAGACCCGAAAAAGCGAATGCTGTTTGATCCACAGGAGTCTATCGAGTTTCAGGGAAACACGGGCCCTTTTATTCAATACACACATGCGCGTATATCTGCGATCTTACGCCGGGCCCGGACACTTGAGGTGCCAGCAGAGTTTGATACTACAGGTATTACGCTGCACCCCAGAGAGCTAGAACTTATTCACAAACTCACCGACTTTCCCAAGACCATTGCAGCCGCCGCGAGGGACTATTCTCCCGCACTGGTAGCTCAGTATGTGTATGACCTGGCCAAGGAGTATAATGGGTTTTATCAGGAGGTGCCTATTTTCAATGAAGAACAAAAAGAGGTGGTCGGACTGAGGATAGCACTGTCTAAAGCGGTGGCTCAGGTGATCAAACGATCCATGGGGCTCCTGGGTATCGCCGTACCTGATCGCATGTGA
- a CDS encoding 1,4-dihydroxy-2-naphthoate polyprenyltransferase — MKKIKAWIQAFRFRTLPLAFSCIFMGAFLAASNGFFNWPILIWSLVTTLFLQVLSNLANDYGDATSGVDGEHRTGPKRTVSAGLISQSAMKKALIVFSLLSLCSGLWLIFLSFGDRWTEIIVFLVLGLGAIVAAIKYTVGKRPYGYAGFGDLFVLIFFGLVGVGGSYYLYAHTLNLLILLPALSCGLLAVGVLNVNNIRDIESDKLAGKHSIPVRIGRVNAIVYHWILLSLAMVSSCVYVSIVNPRGFSFLFLVVLPMLFSNARAVKIKKTSEGLDPFLKQLALTTLIFVILFGIGQVLFG; from the coding sequence ATGAAAAAGATTAAAGCCTGGATACAGGCATTCAGATTCCGAACCTTGCCGTTGGCATTTTCCTGTATTTTCATGGGGGCTTTCCTTGCCGCGTCCAATGGCTTTTTCAACTGGCCTATTCTCATATGGAGTCTTGTTACCACATTGTTTCTTCAGGTACTTTCCAATCTGGCCAATGATTATGGTGATGCTACATCCGGTGTGGACGGGGAGCATCGTACCGGCCCGAAACGTACGGTATCAGCGGGCCTCATCTCTCAGAGTGCTATGAAGAAGGCTTTGATTGTCTTCTCTCTGCTTTCGTTGTGTTCGGGTCTGTGGTTGATCTTTCTGTCTTTTGGAGACAGATGGACTGAAATCATTGTTTTCCTGGTTCTGGGATTAGGCGCCATCGTTGCGGCCATCAAATATACTGTGGGTAAGCGGCCCTATGGATATGCGGGGTTTGGGGATTTGTTTGTGCTCATTTTCTTCGGATTGGTGGGCGTGGGAGGTAGTTATTATCTGTATGCCCATACGTTGAACCTTTTGATATTGCTGCCGGCATTGAGCTGTGGTCTGCTGGCCGTGGGCGTTCTCAATGTGAACAACATCCGCGACATTGAATCTGATAAGCTGGCAGGCAAGCACAGCATCCCTGTAAGGATAGGCAGGGTCAATGCCATTGTATACCATTGGATTTTGCTGAGTCTGGCCATGGTATCCAGCTGTGTTTATGTGTCTATTGTGAATCCCAGAGGGTTTTCCTTTCTTTTCCTTGTGGTGCTTCCTATGCTCTTTTCCAATGCACGGGCAGTCAAAATAAAGAAAACATCTGAGGGCCTTGACCCGTTTTTGAAGCAGTTGGCTTTGACTACACTGATTTTTGTCATACTATTTGGTATAGGTCAGGTGCTGTTTGGCTGA
- a CDS encoding universal stress protein: MKNILVPYDFSDVAHHALNFATDLARKGSDCKVTLINVIEQPTPDTIKTMGIVGHDPMQSLYIKMLIDTAKGKMEAIMADSSYKDITLKYKIVLGQPFKEISEEIKTSGIELVVMGTSGSSGAEEFLVGSNAERMVRYSKCPVITIAKATSASDVKDIVLASNYHDVPTSFVEHVKKLQKIFGAKLRMVKINTPASFTSTRHDRKQMEEFISKFGIENYTHESYNFSNEEDGVIAYAEDIGADLIAIGTKQRRGVGHFLAGSIAEDVVNHSQVPVWTFGLDNA, translated from the coding sequence ATGAAGAATATTCTAGTACCATATGACTTTTCAGATGTAGCTCACCATGCACTTAACTTCGCTACAGATCTTGCCCGAAAGGGTAGTGATTGCAAGGTCACACTGATCAATGTCATAGAACAACCCACTCCTGACACCATCAAGACCATGGGGATCGTGGGGCACGACCCAATGCAGAGCCTTTACATCAAAATGCTGATTGATACCGCAAAGGGAAAAATGGAGGCCATCATGGCAGATTCCAGCTATAAGGACATTACGTTGAAATATAAGATAGTCCTTGGTCAGCCTTTCAAGGAGATCTCTGAAGAAATAAAAACTTCTGGTATCGAATTGGTAGTAATGGGTACATCTGGTTCTTCTGGCGCTGAAGAGTTTTTGGTAGGATCCAATGCTGAGCGGATGGTACGTTATTCCAAATGTCCCGTGATCACCATAGCCAAGGCTACCAGTGCGAGCGATGTGAAGGATATCGTGTTGGCATCCAACTATCATGATGTGCCAACTTCCTTTGTGGAGCATGTGAAGAAGCTGCAGAAAATATTCGGAGCAAAACTGAGAATGGTAAAAATCAATACTCCGGCGAGTTTTACATCTACTCGCCACGACCGCAAACAGATGGAAGAGTTTATCTCCAAGTTTGGAATTGAAAACTATACTCACGAGAGCTACAACTTCTCTAATGAAGAAGATGGAGTGATCGCTTATGCAGAGGATATCGGGGCAGATCTGATTGCTATTGGAACCAAGCAAAGAAGAGGAGTGGGGCATTTTCTGGCAGGAAGTATTGCTGAAGATGTGGTCAATCACTCTCAGGTGCCAGTTTGGACCTTTGGATTGGACAACGCATAA
- the hisG gene encoding ATP phosphoribosyltransferase, producing MSNLKVAIQKSGRLSEDSLRLFKECGIKFNNGAKKLKAQSSNFPIEFLFLRDDDIPGYVEDGIADIGIVGQNVHEEYQKQIEVVKHLGFSRCRLSLAVPREEKYSDISFFEGKNIATSYPNILKKFLDTKGITAEIHQISGSVEIAPGIGLAEGICDIVSSGSTLLSNGLKEVETVMKSEAVMVADSKLSDEKRVLLNQLIFRINSVLEGKNNKYVLLNAPNDSLDKIISLLPGMRSPTVLPLAQEGWSSIHSVINEDDFWENIEKLREAGAEGILVVPIEKMIK from the coding sequence ATGTCGAATCTAAAAGTAGCCATTCAAAAATCTGGCAGACTAAGCGAAGACTCATTGAGGCTCTTCAAAGAATGTGGTATTAAGTTTAACAATGGTGCCAAAAAGCTGAAGGCACAATCTTCCAATTTTCCCATCGAATTCCTTTTCCTCAGGGATGATGATATTCCGGGGTATGTAGAGGATGGAATCGCCGATATTGGTATTGTTGGTCAGAATGTTCATGAAGAGTATCAGAAGCAGATAGAGGTGGTCAAACATCTGGGGTTCTCCAGGTGCCGTCTTTCTTTGGCTGTACCCAGAGAGGAGAAATACAGTGATATTTCATTTTTTGAAGGCAAAAATATCGCTACTTCCTATCCTAATATCCTCAAGAAGTTTTTGGATACGAAAGGGATCACCGCTGAGATCCATCAGATCAGCGGATCAGTGGAGATCGCACCGGGCATTGGGTTGGCAGAAGGAATCTGCGATATTGTGAGTTCCGGCAGTACCTTACTCAGCAATGGGCTCAAAGAAGTGGAGACCGTGATGAAATCGGAGGCCGTGATGGTAGCCGATAGCAAGCTGAGCGACGAAAAAAGAGTGTTGCTGAATCAGCTCATTTTCAGAATCAACTCGGTACTGGAAGGGAAAAACAATAAGTATGTTTTGCTCAATGCGCCCAATGATTCACTGGACAAAATCATTAGTCTGCTGCCTGGAATGCGGAGCCCGACCGTTTTGCCGTTGGCACAGGAGGGTTGGAGCAGCATTCATTCGGTGATCAATGAGGATGATTTTTGGGAAAACATAGAGAAGCTCCGGGAGGCAGGAGCCGAAGGTATATTAGTCGTTCCAATTGAAAAAATGATCAAATGA
- the hisD gene encoding histidinol dehydrogenase, with protein MPVYENPEGEQLVEILQRPSYDFSKIEKVVEPILEKVKRGGDKALRKLALEYDHVELEDLWISEEEFASAADEVPATLKEAIQIAYQNVKKFHEAQRQQQLVMEVMPGVVCSRRSVPIQKVGLYVPGGSAPLFSTVLMLAIPAKIAGCEEIIISSPTNRLGKINPVVLYTAQLVGVSKVLKLGGAQAIAAMGYGTASVPKVDKIFGPGNQYVTVAKQMLAKQDVAIDMPAGPSEVMVVVDKNSDAVYAASDLLAQAEHGPDSQVILVSTSLKKAEEINNEVVRQLAGLSRKKIAEKALSKSAIIVVEGKKEALKIVNDYGPEHLIISIEKAEKMAEKVVNAGSVFVGEYTPESAGDYASGTNHTLPTNGWARSFSGVSLDSFVKNITYQRITKEGLLLLGPTIERMAEAELLDAHKNAVTVRLNKLREDGITGKPDKGSPEGGESLLFGKR; from the coding sequence ATCCCCGTTTACGAAAACCCGGAAGGCGAGCAGTTGGTAGAAATACTTCAGCGACCTTCCTATGATTTTTCTAAAATAGAAAAGGTGGTCGAACCTATTCTCGAAAAGGTAAAGCGAGGTGGCGACAAAGCCCTGCGAAAACTGGCTCTGGAGTATGATCACGTAGAGTTGGAGGATCTTTGGATTTCGGAGGAGGAGTTTGCCTCTGCCGCTGACGAAGTGCCCGCCACCCTCAAGGAAGCCATTCAGATTGCTTATCAGAATGTGAAGAAATTTCATGAAGCCCAACGCCAGCAGCAGTTGGTGATGGAGGTGATGCCGGGGGTGGTGTGCAGCCGTCGTTCTGTTCCCATTCAGAAAGTAGGGCTCTATGTACCCGGCGGATCAGCACCTTTGTTTTCTACGGTGCTCATGTTGGCCATTCCTGCGAAAATAGCAGGATGCGAAGAGATTATCATTTCCTCTCCGACCAACAGATTGGGTAAGATTAATCCGGTGGTGCTCTATACGGCACAGCTGGTAGGGGTGAGTAAGGTGCTGAAGCTTGGAGGTGCCCAGGCCATCGCAGCGATGGGGTATGGTACTGCCTCTGTTCCTAAGGTAGATAAGATATTTGGCCCGGGAAACCAGTATGTGACGGTAGCCAAACAAATGCTGGCCAAGCAGGATGTAGCCATTGACATGCCCGCCGGTCCTTCAGAGGTCATGGTGGTAGTGGATAAGAACTCAGATGCTGTATACGCGGCGTCCGACCTATTGGCACAGGCAGAGCATGGCCCTGATAGTCAGGTGATTTTGGTGTCGACCAGCCTGAAGAAAGCAGAGGAAATCAATAATGAGGTGGTCAGGCAGTTGGCAGGTTTGAGCAGGAAGAAAATTGCGGAGAAGGCCTTGTCCAAGAGTGCCATTATTGTGGTGGAAGGCAAGAAGGAGGCGTTGAAGATTGTGAATGATTATGGCCCTGAGCATTTGATCATAAGTATTGAAAAGGCCGAAAAAATGGCCGAAAAAGTGGTGAATGCAGGCTCTGTATTTGTGGGAGAATACACCCCAGAGTCGGCAGGGGATTATGCCTCAGGGACCAATCACACCTTGCCTACCAATGGGTGGGCCAGGTCATTTAGCGGGGTGTCTCTGGATAGTTTTGTGAAAAACATTACATACCAGCGGATTACCAAAGAGGGACTTTTACTTTTAGGCCCCACCATTGAGCGCATGGCGGAAGCCGAACTGCTCGATGCACACAAAAATGCAGTTACTGTCAGACTAAACAAATTAAGAGAAGATGGGATCACCGGAAAACCTGATAAGGGATCACCTGAAGGAGGTGAAAGCTTACTCTTCGGCAAGAGATGA
- the hisC gene encoding histidinol-phosphate transaminase, with protein sequence MGSPENLIRDHLKEVKAYSSARDEFEGEAEVFLDANENSLGSATEVLYNRYPDPHHKALKQRWSEIKGISTDRIFFGNGSDEPIDLLIRLFCEPRQDHIITMPPTYGMYSVSAAINAVENVLVPLTPDFRIDFKELKEVWNGSSKLLFLCSPNNPTGNLLSREIILDILKSFPGIVVVDEAYIDFSSEPSWIAELEHYRNLVVLQTLSKAWGMAGIRVGVAMGDPFVISMLEKIKPPYNLSLANQTLALEALSHETKKIDQVKILLEERDKLKAVLADLLLVQEVVSSHANFLLVRFERSDELFDYLIGHKVIVRNRTKELHCKGCLRITVGTPAENSRLVGLLHSFE encoded by the coding sequence ATGGGATCACCGGAAAACCTGATAAGGGATCACCTGAAGGAGGTGAAAGCTTACTCTTCGGCAAGAGATGAATTTGAAGGGGAAGCTGAGGTCTTCCTGGATGCCAATGAGAATTCATTGGGCTCCGCCACCGAAGTGCTGTACAATCGCTACCCAGATCCACACCATAAGGCGCTGAAGCAGCGATGGTCTGAAATCAAAGGCATCAGCACGGATCGGATATTTTTTGGAAATGGCAGTGATGAGCCGATTGATTTATTGATTAGACTATTTTGTGAGCCCAGACAAGATCACATTATCACCATGCCTCCTACGTATGGGATGTACAGTGTGAGTGCGGCTATCAATGCTGTAGAGAACGTATTGGTGCCACTTACGCCCGATTTTCGCATTGACTTTAAGGAACTCAAAGAGGTTTGGAACGGTAGCTCCAAGCTCTTGTTTTTGTGTTCGCCCAATAACCCCACCGGAAATCTGCTTTCCAGAGAAATTATTCTGGATATCCTTAAGAGCTTCCCGGGGATAGTGGTGGTGGATGAAGCCTATATCGACTTTTCTTCTGAACCAAGCTGGATTGCCGAGCTGGAGCATTACCGAAACCTGGTGGTTCTCCAAACTTTGAGCAAGGCGTGGGGAATGGCGGGTATCAGAGTGGGGGTGGCCATGGGTGATCCTTTCGTGATCAGTATGCTTGAAAAAATCAAACCACCTTATAACCTCAGTTTGGCCAATCAGACCCTGGCGCTGGAGGCTTTGTCGCATGAGACGAAGAAAATAGATCAGGTAAAGATATTGCTGGAGGAGCGGGACAAACTAAAAGCAGTGCTGGCTGACCTATTGCTGGTACAGGAAGTGGTGTCAAGTCATGCCAATTTCCTGCTCGTGCGATTTGAAAGGTCTGACGAACTCTTTGACTACCTGATAGGGCACAAGGTCATTGTGAGAAATCGAACCAAAGAATTGCATTGCAAAGGTTGCCTGAGGATTACTGTAGGCACACCAGCTGAAAACAGCAGGCTCGTGGGCTTGCTTCATTCTTTTGAGTAA